In Thalassoglobus sp. JC818, the following are encoded in one genomic region:
- a CDS encoding AraC family transcriptional regulator, producing the protein MQKLIDLAKPLITCDGFIDTRINRARLFRTTTPILRQPILYESWIVANLQGRKTLYYSDRTIQYDDNSILCVTSGSPVECAVDASQENPLIAVVIDVRFEELMSLSARMMTTKGAKHTPPRTVDIFPFTHDLKEVYGRLLAALHSPSDAAILGESLVLEVMYRVLQNGLADSLSSIASNRNSASILQALRIINESYTEELIVEHLAERVAMSVSAFHQHFRKITSDSPLQYIKGVRLTKARQMIQSGSITVSEVARKVGYESPSQFSREYKRYFGLSPTEDRT; encoded by the coding sequence ATGCAAAAACTCATTGACCTTGCAAAGCCACTGATCACATGCGATGGATTCATCGACACTCGAATCAATCGAGCTCGACTGTTTCGCACGACCACTCCGATCCTTCGGCAACCGATCCTGTACGAAAGCTGGATTGTCGCCAACCTTCAGGGACGTAAGACCCTCTACTACTCGGACCGAACGATACAGTACGATGACAATTCAATCCTCTGCGTGACGTCGGGAAGTCCGGTGGAGTGTGCAGTAGATGCGTCACAAGAAAACCCCTTGATTGCTGTCGTGATCGATGTGCGTTTCGAAGAACTGATGAGCCTCTCAGCCCGGATGATGACTACAAAAGGGGCGAAACACACACCACCGCGCACAGTCGATATCTTTCCTTTCACTCATGATCTCAAAGAGGTCTATGGAAGACTGCTAGCGGCGCTTCACTCACCAAGTGACGCCGCGATTTTGGGTGAGTCACTCGTGCTGGAAGTCATGTACCGCGTGCTACAGAACGGCTTGGCCGATTCGCTGTCGTCAATTGCTTCAAATCGCAATTCAGCTTCGATCCTCCAGGCTCTCCGAATCATCAACGAATCTTATACCGAGGAGCTGATTGTCGAACACCTTGCCGAACGTGTAGCGATGAGCGTGTCTGCGTTTCATCAGCATTTTCGTAAGATCACGTCCGACTCCCCGTTGCAGTACATCAAGGGAGTCCGGCTCACGAAGGCTCGCCAAATGATACAAAGCGGTTCAATAACCGTCAGCGAGGTGGCCCGAAAAGTCGGCTATGAAAGCCCGTCGCAGTTCAGTCGAGAATACAAACGATACTTTGGACTCTCGCCTACCGAGGACCGAACATAA
- a CDS encoding universal stress protein has protein sequence MINLKKILIPTDFSEFSQHALRYGCEFARKFEAKVHLINVVEDLYPIVPEPGMATALSPPYFQELAESSRRAIESLPSPEMAKGVDIERVVVTGTPFLEIIRYAKEQDIDMIVIGTHGRSGLVQALMGSVAEKVVRKATCPVLTVRPEGHDFVMP, from the coding sequence ATGATCAACTTGAAGAAGATCCTGATTCCGACGGATTTCAGCGAGTTCAGTCAACACGCTCTGCGGTATGGGTGCGAATTCGCTCGGAAGTTTGAAGCCAAAGTTCACCTGATCAACGTCGTCGAAGATCTCTATCCGATCGTTCCGGAACCGGGCATGGCGACCGCGCTTTCTCCTCCGTATTTTCAGGAACTGGCAGAGAGTTCACGGCGAGCCATTGAGTCACTTCCATCACCTGAAATGGCGAAGGGCGTGGACATCGAGCGAGTTGTCGTGACCGGAACACCTTTCCTGGAAATCATTCGATATGCGAAAGAGCAGGACATCGACATGATCGTGATCGGGACGCATGGTCGATCCGGTCTCGTTCAGGCGTTGATGGGAAGCGTGGCAGAGAAAGTCGTACGGAAAGCAACCTGTCCAGTGTTGACGGTCCGCCCGGAGGGACATGATTTTGTCATGCCCTGA
- a CDS encoding PilT/PilU family type 4a pilus ATPase yields the protein MSTDSPVETVAEKKAREPEVNKLFKLQIKHEASDLHLQAEKPAMLRIRGTIRELTMPPLTEQQLWSMFYEVMDDRNKMIFERDGGADFAHIVPFEGNDWRFRVNLFKQLGLPGMVARKVEQSIPPFEGLYLPPVMEELCKYDQGMVLLAGVTGSGKSTTIASMLNWVNHNYRKHILTIEDPIEFVYTPDKCLINQREIGMDVIDFHIAMKHAVREDPDIMLVGELRDAETFETAIHAAETGHLVFGTIHASSAPGTIGRILDLFPQAMHSAIRASMAMNMKAIVGQKLLKTIVDKPSRVPIVEIMRFNPTVRKLVLEQKDEKLSAAIRLGKDEGMQLFNDSLYKFITEEYVSRAAAFEISPNVEELKMMIKGIDVKASAIL from the coding sequence ATGTCTACTGATTCTCCGGTTGAAACCGTTGCAGAGAAGAAGGCTCGCGAGCCGGAAGTCAACAAGCTCTTCAAACTTCAAATCAAACATGAAGCGTCCGACTTGCATTTGCAGGCTGAGAAACCCGCGATGCTTCGAATTCGCGGAACGATTCGCGAGCTGACCATGCCTCCGCTGACTGAGCAGCAGCTTTGGTCGATGTTCTACGAGGTGATGGACGATCGAAACAAAATGATCTTCGAGCGGGATGGCGGAGCGGACTTCGCTCACATTGTCCCTTTTGAGGGCAACGATTGGCGTTTCCGTGTCAATCTGTTCAAGCAGCTTGGCCTGCCTGGAATGGTGGCTCGAAAAGTCGAGCAATCGATTCCGCCGTTCGAAGGGCTTTATCTTCCGCCTGTCATGGAAGAATTGTGCAAATATGATCAAGGGATGGTGTTGCTGGCCGGGGTGACTGGTTCTGGTAAGTCGACGACCATCGCTTCGATGCTCAACTGGGTGAATCACAACTATCGCAAGCACATTTTGACGATCGAAGACCCGATCGAATTCGTCTACACGCCTGACAAGTGTCTGATCAATCAACGCGAAATCGGGATGGACGTGATCGACTTCCATATCGCGATGAAACATGCTGTGCGAGAAGACCCGGACATCATGCTCGTCGGTGAATTGCGAGACGCGGAAACGTTCGAAACCGCGATTCACGCTGCGGAAACCGGTCACCTGGTGTTCGGAACGATTCACGCTTCGAGTGCTCCGGGTACGATCGGTCGTATTCTCGATCTCTTCCCACAAGCGATGCACAGCGCTATTCGAGCCAGTATGGCGATGAATATGAAAGCTATCGTCGGTCAGAAGCTTCTGAAAACGATTGTCGATAAGCCTTCGCGAGTTCCGATCGTGGAAATCATGCGGTTCAATCCAACCGTGCGAAAACTTGTGCTTGAGCAGAAAGACGAAAAGCTTTCTGCTGCGATCCGACTTGGAAAAGATGAAGGAATGCAGTTGTTCAACGACTCGCTCTATAAATTCATCACTGAAGAATATGTGAGTCGAGCGGCAGCGTTTGAGATTTCTCCAAACGTGGAAGAACTCAAAATGATGATCAAAGGAATCGACGTCAAAGCCTCCGCGATCCTGTAG
- a CDS encoding FHA domain-containing protein, whose amino-acid sequence MNNPNPQGREFRLRIERGNTKFPNRPIHSDRFLIGAGTNCHLQLGGEMPILHSVIVTNGDALWIDAVVAEPPLLINRNPTREGPLSAGDLIEIGPFVFHVESKPIAEAASSDDADDEPVDLSELSADELVDLMQSEIDSLAAVEQSRRTGASALLRALARIEDSAPSAHMQETEEELASRSDRENELRRIEEELDARSARLQAAQDRLAEMLQALASRQPSDDGEDDSMRLTA is encoded by the coding sequence ATGAACAATCCGAACCCCCAGGGACGTGAGTTCCGGCTTCGCATCGAGCGTGGTAACACCAAGTTTCCGAATCGACCTATTCATTCGGACCGCTTTCTCATCGGAGCAGGCACAAACTGCCATCTGCAACTTGGCGGCGAAATGCCGATTCTGCACAGTGTGATCGTGACCAATGGAGACGCACTCTGGATTGACGCAGTCGTCGCCGAACCTCCGCTTCTGATCAACAGAAATCCAACTCGCGAAGGTCCACTCAGCGCTGGCGACTTAATCGAAATCGGCCCGTTCGTTTTTCATGTCGAATCCAAACCAATCGCCGAAGCTGCCTCATCCGATGACGCAGATGACGAGCCGGTCGACTTGAGTGAACTCAGCGCAGATGAACTCGTCGACCTGATGCAGTCTGAGATTGATTCTCTCGCCGCTGTCGAACAATCGCGTCGAACAGGTGCCTCAGCCCTGCTCCGTGCCCTCGCCCGCATTGAGGACTCAGCTCCAAGCGCACACATGCAGGAGACTGAAGAGGAACTCGCTTCTCGAAGTGATCGAGAGAACGAACTTCGGAGAATCGAAGAAGAACTCGACGCACGCTCCGCTCGGCTTCAGGCAGCCCAGGATCGCCTTGCAGAGATGTTGCAAGCCCTCGCTTCCAGACAACCTTCTGATGATGGTGAAGACGATTCGATGCGATTGACCGCTTGA
- a CDS encoding DUF642 domain-containing protein, translating to MRSTVSTLALFGAIVLSTTVEGGMFLNGSFESQAQAGPSRVSLSNLDNWTSSGGFILLERGVNTTSNIAAADGDQFLSFGHNGASGGLISQTFDTVIGQEYSVDFQIATIQGTGLSTIVASAFDGLNLLGSTTSSTPDNSNDWVAGNTLKFIATSLTSTLQLQNTSGGGFANLALDDVTVTASNSPVVPEPSTMALFGIALAGAGGRVVRRRSTAKS from the coding sequence ATGCGAAGTACGGTTTCAACTTTGGCTCTGTTCGGAGCGATTGTTCTCTCGACGACTGTCGAGGGAGGAATGTTCTTGAACGGAAGCTTCGAGTCGCAGGCACAGGCGGGTCCAAGCCGAGTTAGCCTATCGAATCTCGACAACTGGACAAGTTCCGGTGGATTCATCTTGCTGGAACGTGGCGTGAACACCACTTCCAATATTGCTGCAGCAGATGGCGATCAGTTTCTGTCGTTCGGTCACAACGGTGCATCAGGTGGTCTGATTTCACAGACTTTCGACACGGTGATTGGGCAGGAGTACAGCGTCGATTTCCAGATTGCAACAATTCAAGGGACCGGTCTTTCGACAATTGTTGCCAGTGCATTTGATGGACTGAACTTGCTCGGTTCAACGACCTCCTCAACTCCCGACAATTCGAACGATTGGGTTGCTGGTAACACCCTGAAATTCATCGCGACAAGCTTGACCTCGACATTGCAGCTGCAAAACACATCAGGCGGCGGGTTCGCAAACTTGGCTTTAGATGACGTGACAGTGACAGCATCGAACTCTCCAGTCGTGCCTGAACCGTCAACGATGGCACTCTTTGGAATTGCCCTGGCTGGAGCTGGTGGACGAGTTGTCCGCCGTCGATCAACAGCGAAGTCGTAA
- a CDS encoding GspE/PulE family protein — protein MFASFRIPHLKIVLVVLGQFVGGGVLFPSAHAQEPVAVPPPAPINEPVPDVAADSAVEVERYAVPVDPFIRGNAIPSRPDYGLRVVQTPQVGFYLSLLKFGCLLVVFALWIHSSRWVHDDGRDLHIRPQFWNGCMTTGGVIGIPAALLVPLFPVGFLMTLSAIGAPLGLYIRERNENVPAGRRVMTPDHIARWTTRQLAKVGIHIGGGEKGETTTGPPIQFVGKTKTGRRDEARTRQVESSRGYVAAKELVYDAIQRRATDIHLEPKDEELGIRVRIDGVMYPAEPFDKAVGDAVINIFKVLCAIDITEKRRSQDGGFGAIVEGREIDFRVASQGTRHGEKLSMRILDQSNSVGRVEELGMRKQMQRNLEKVIHQPHGLMLVCGPTGAGKSTTLYACLNDLDSSERNIITVEDPVEYLMPDVTQIEVNTKSGNTFGQALRSILRQDPDVVMIGEVRDTETAKIACQAANTGHMVFSTIHANDTITALYRLLDLDVEPFMISTSISAVLSQRLARRLCTRCRESYRPKAELLKAVGLPPEKVKEFFRPPVKSPTVCTKCGGLGYYGRVGVFELLMITDRIRDMIRSTATMSAIRNEARKDGMLYMQEEGLRLVVRGVTSVDEITRVVK, from the coding sequence GTGTTCGCTAGCTTCCGTATTCCGCATCTGAAGATCGTTTTGGTTGTGTTGGGCCAGTTTGTGGGAGGAGGGGTGTTATTCCCCTCTGCTCATGCACAAGAGCCAGTGGCTGTTCCGCCTCCAGCTCCGATCAATGAACCAGTTCCCGACGTGGCTGCCGATAGTGCAGTCGAAGTCGAACGGTATGCCGTGCCGGTTGATCCTTTCATTCGCGGGAATGCAATTCCAAGTCGACCCGATTACGGGCTACGTGTTGTTCAAACGCCGCAAGTCGGGTTTTATCTCTCGCTGTTAAAGTTTGGTTGCCTCCTTGTCGTGTTTGCGTTGTGGATTCACTCCTCGAGGTGGGTGCACGATGACGGTCGAGACCTTCATATTCGCCCGCAGTTTTGGAATGGCTGCATGACCACCGGAGGGGTGATCGGGATTCCCGCGGCACTGCTGGTGCCGCTCTTTCCCGTCGGGTTTCTAATGACTCTCTCGGCGATTGGTGCTCCCCTGGGGCTCTACATTCGCGAACGAAATGAGAACGTCCCCGCCGGTCGACGTGTGATGACGCCGGACCATATTGCTCGGTGGACAACGCGGCAGCTCGCCAAAGTTGGAATTCATATTGGCGGCGGTGAAAAGGGCGAAACGACTACCGGACCGCCAATCCAGTTCGTTGGAAAAACGAAAACCGGACGACGTGACGAAGCTAGAACACGTCAGGTGGAATCATCGCGTGGCTATGTCGCTGCCAAAGAACTCGTCTACGACGCGATTCAACGGCGGGCGACCGACATCCATCTGGAACCGAAAGACGAAGAGCTCGGGATTCGTGTCCGAATCGATGGCGTCATGTATCCTGCCGAACCGTTCGACAAAGCTGTCGGCGATGCGGTCATCAACATCTTCAAAGTGCTGTGTGCGATCGACATCACCGAGAAGAGGCGGTCGCAGGACGGCGGTTTCGGAGCGATCGTCGAAGGTCGCGAAATTGACTTTCGTGTCGCTTCACAGGGAACTCGGCATGGCGAAAAGCTGAGTATGCGTATTCTCGATCAGTCCAACTCAGTGGGCAGGGTCGAAGAACTCGGGATGCGTAAACAAATGCAGCGCAATCTCGAAAAAGTCATTCATCAGCCGCATGGACTGATGCTTGTTTGCGGACCAACCGGGGCTGGTAAATCGACGACTCTGTATGCCTGTCTGAACGACCTGGATTCGAGTGAACGCAACATTATTACTGTTGAAGATCCGGTCGAGTATTTGATGCCCGACGTCACTCAAATCGAAGTCAACACAAAGTCCGGAAACACCTTCGGCCAGGCTTTGCGAAGTATCTTGAGGCAGGACCCCGACGTCGTGATGATCGGGGAAGTTCGAGATACCGAGACAGCGAAAATCGCATGTCAGGCAGCCAATACTGGCCACATGGTTTTCTCGACAATTCACGCGAATGACACGATCACCGCGCTCTATCGTTTGCTCGATCTTGATGTGGAACCATTCATGATTTCCACGTCGATCTCTGCTGTTCTCTCACAGCGACTTGCTCGTCGACTTTGCACTCGGTGTCGGGAATCGTATCGTCCCAAGGCAGAACTCTTGAAAGCTGTGGGATTGCCACCGGAGAAGGTTAAGGAGTTCTTCCGTCCGCCGGTGAAGTCTCCGACGGTTTGCACCAAGTGCGGCGGATTGGGATACTATGGACGAGTTGGCGTCTTCGAACTCCTCATGATTACTGACAGGATTCGAGACATGATTCGCAGCACGGCCACGATGTCCGCCATTCGAAACGAAGCACGTAAAGACGGGATGCTTTACATGCAAGAGGAAGGACTAAGGTTAGTCGTACGGGGAGTTACTTCCGTCGACGAAATTACGAGGGTTGTCAAATAG
- the acpS gene encoding holo-ACP synthase — MIVGLGTDIVEIVRIGEMIERHGELFLQRVYSETEIKYCQRHKEAIQHYAGRWAAKEAVMKTLGTGFTKGVGWKDIQVHNKPSGEPVIDLSGGAGQVAKLKGIDEVLITISHCRAYATATAIALQHSRHS, encoded by the coding sequence GTGATTGTGGGACTGGGCACTGACATTGTCGAGATTGTTCGAATCGGTGAAATGATCGAACGACACGGTGAACTCTTTCTGCAGCGGGTCTACTCAGAAACTGAGATCAAGTACTGTCAGCGTCATAAAGAAGCCATTCAGCACTATGCCGGTCGCTGGGCTGCCAAAGAAGCGGTGATGAAAACGCTGGGAACCGGCTTCACGAAAGGAGTCGGGTGGAAAGACATTCAGGTTCATAACAAACCCTCCGGCGAACCAGTGATCGATCTTTCCGGCGGTGCAGGGCAAGTCGCCAAGCTGAAGGGGATCGATGAAGTTCTGATCACCATCTCACACTGCCGCGCATACGCCACAGCGACCGCAATCGCCCTGCAGCACAGTCGCCACAGTTGA
- a CDS encoding DUF6793 family protein, with product MPLFEIETDAHIMIGWADDREGALQFAEENYPGESVKRVHQRPRDVWVISKRLLGIENSTDPCNTARDCLAKAAGDKVHAIRLYRQETGTDLHEAQLAIETNMSLGW from the coding sequence ATGCCGCTATTCGAAATTGAGACTGACGCTCACATCATGATCGGGTGGGCAGACGACCGAGAAGGCGCACTCCAATTCGCCGAAGAGAATTACCCTGGCGAATCGGTGAAACGGGTTCACCAGCGACCTCGCGATGTCTGGGTCATTTCAAAGCGACTCCTGGGGATCGAAAACTCAACCGATCCGTGTAACACAGCACGCGACTGCCTTGCGAAAGCGGCCGGCGACAAAGTTCATGCGATTCGGTTATATCGCCAAGAAACCGGAACTGACCTGCACGAAGCGCAACTTGCAATCGAAACAAACATGTCGCTGGGCTGGTAG